The proteins below come from a single Gavia stellata isolate bGavSte3 chromosome 8, bGavSte3.hap2, whole genome shotgun sequence genomic window:
- the ASB18 gene encoding ankyrin repeat and SOCS box protein 18, whose product MGELPGPVTEKLQISPKLDSEHPLTAHAPATKYYTALVTGDLRSLEVLTDRYYQDVNLVFEISKNELEWQVKSQASYGLSGLWSLEYKRELTTPLCLAARLGHTACLRHLLRRRADPDLAPGGRGPLHEACLGGHVDCVELLLEHKADPNLRSDEGLAPLHLCTTQDSLGCAKLLLRRGATVDLPSEDGGETALHVAARHCLCNHARLYLRHGAHVDARSAREETALGILCGQAPRTDEGCLQLCRLLAAHGADIDARDETRRSPLHKACGAANAGLARFLLRRGADVNAIDYDGVSPLGCALQSAAFKRELRPHLAVQLLLNHGSQKIWPPAFVKVLKSCAAVPEIIEVLFNSYSQIPVSEKWAEAVPEEVFQQHQLFYESFFRLAGTVRCLQHLCRSAIRKKFGSECHCLIPLLPVPKPLHDYLLLEPEGVVV is encoded by the exons ATGGGCGAGTTACCGGGACCTGTAACAGAAAAGCTACAGATTTCCCCCAAATTGGATTCGGAGCATCCTCTAACGGCTCACGCTCCCGCCACCAAGTATTACACGGCCCTGGTCACGGGAGACCTGAGAAGCCTCGAGGTCCTGACTGACCGATACTATCAAGATGTCAACCTGGTTTTTGAGATCAGTAAAAATGAGCTGGAGTGGCAGGTGAAAAGCCAAGCGTCTTATGGACTCTCAG GGCTGTGGTCGCTGGAGTACAAGCGGGAGCTGACCACCCCGCTGTGCCTCGCCGCCCGCCTGGGTCACACCGCCTGCCTGCGCCATCTCCTCCGCCGACGGGCCGACCCCGACCTGGCGCCGGGGGGACGCGGGCCCCTGCACGAAGCCTGTCTGGGGGGGCACGTCGACTGCGtcgagctgctgctggagcacaagGCTGACCCAAACCTGCGGAGCGACGAGGGCCTGGCCCCGCTGCACCTCTGCACCACCCAAGACTCCCTGGG GTGTGCCAAGCTCCTGCTGAGACGCGGGGCCACCGTCGACCTGCCCAGCGAGGACGGGGGGGAGACGGCGCTGCATGTGGCGGCCAGGCACTGCCTCTGCAACCATGCCCGCCTCTACCTGCGGCACGGAGCACATGTCGATGCACGCAGCGCGCGGGAGGAGACGGCCCTCGGCATCCTCTGTGGGCAGGCGCCACGCACCGACGagggctgcctgcagctttgCCGGCTGCTGGCTGCCCACGGTGCCGACATCGATGCCCGGGATGAGACGCGGAGGAGCCCCTTGCAcaaggcgtgcggggccgccAACGCTGGCCTGGCGCGCTTCCTCCTGCGGCGTGGGGCCGACGTCAACGCCATCGACTACGACGGCGTCTCCCCGCTGGGCTGCGCGCTGCAGAGCGCCGCCTTCAAGCGGGAGCTGCGGCCCCACCTCGCCGTCCAGCTGCTGCTCAACCACGGCTCCCAGAAGATATGGCCCCCCGCCTTCGTCAAG GTGCTGAAGTCCTGCGCGGCCGTGCCGGAGATCATCGAAGTCCTCTTCAATTCCTACTCGCAAATCCCCGTCTCCGAGAAGTGGGCCGAGGCTGTGCCAGAGGAGGTGTTTCAG CAGCACCAGCTATTCTACGAGTCCTTTTTCCGGCTGGCGGGCACAGTCCGGTGCCTGCAACATTTATGCCGCTCCGCCATTCGGAAAAAGTTTGGCAGCGAATGCCATTGCCTCATCCCCTTGCTGCCCGTCCCCAAGCCCTTGCACGACTACCTGCTGCTGGAGCCCGAGGGAGTCGTGGTCTGA